The following are encoded in a window of Scophthalmus maximus strain ysfricsl-2021 chromosome 2, ASM2237912v1, whole genome shotgun sequence genomic DNA:
- the alkbh4 gene encoding alpha-ketoglutarate-dependent dioxygenase alkB homolog 4, which translates to MMAPDSRDGAAPCACKGIRRCLVCEKLEEKGQLEATGRKVVHHFLYNPETKLAVCKDAAEEAASFPFPGVFLWEDFISEEEEEALISSMDQDVWNQSQSGRRKQDFGPKVNFKKRKVRMGGFSGLSSLSQKLVLRMQREPSLAGFQPVEQCNLDYHPQRGAAIDPHLDDSWLWGERLVTVNMLSSTTLTMSLEQGLPELGLEGEVHVAVHLPRKSLVALYAEARHRWKHAIRREDVRERRVCSTYRELSAEFSPGGQKAELGAQLLNIALSFQGAPV; encoded by the exons ATGATGGCTCCTGACAGCAGGGATGGTGCGGCTCCATGTGCGTGTAAAGGCATACGGCGGTGTCTCGTGTGTGAAAAGCTTGAGGAGAAAGGACAGTTGGAGGCGACTGGACGAAAG GTCGTGCATCATTTCCTGTACAATCCTGAGACGAAGCTCGCAGTTTGCAAAGATGCAGCAGAAGAAGCCGCATCCTTCCCCTTTCCGGGTGTCTTCCTGTGGGAGGACTTCAtatcggaggaggaggaggaggcgctgaTAAGCTCGATGGACCAGGATGTGTGGAATCAGTCCCAGTCTGGTCGAAGGAAACAG GACTTTGGTCCAAAAGTGAACTTCAAGAAAAGGAAAGTGCGCATGGGCGGCTTCAGTGGACTCTCTTCTTTGAGCCAAAAACTAGTGCTCAGGATGCAGCGAGAGCCAAGTCTTGCAGGCTTCCAACCGGTGGAGCAGTGCAATCTGGATTATCATCCTCAGCGAGGCGCTGCCATCGATCCACACCTCGACGACTCCTGGCTGTGGGGGGAGCGCCTGGTCACCGTCAACATGTTATCGAGCACGACGCTCACCATGTCGCTCGAGCAGGGTCTGCCCGAGCTTGGACTCGAAGGGGAAGTCCACGTAGCGGTGCATCTTCCGCGCAAATCTTTAGTGGCGTTATACGCCGAGGCGCGGCATCGGTGGAAACATGCCATTCGCAGGGAGGATGTTCGTGAGCGCAGAGTTTGCAGCACTTACAGAGAGCTGTCTGCAGAGTTCTCACCTGGAGGGCAAAAGGCAGAGCTGGGAGCTCAGCTGTTGAACATTGCTTTGAGTTTCCAAGGAGCTCCGGTATGA